A part of Neodiprion pinetum isolate iyNeoPine1 chromosome 4, iyNeoPine1.2, whole genome shotgun sequence genomic DNA contains:
- the LOC124218061 gene encoding protein-associating with the carboxyl-terminal domain of ezrin isoform X1, which yields MGNEKSALGGLEIDEKAVEITDFWLHHSASLSEPSQQTLSVFVSEPSLHSGANFGKPSPLEKAAKHLMLHRHPCILKYVASWHKGSKFFLATEEVKPLVQVIGMQTTLQICIGLHNILRALIFLHEKALASHNNVSNSAIYVTPDGFWKLGGLEYLCRFTELTPAYLQKTRNYRYEKAISPEEDGGKSAVLMEPSAIDQFAFGVLAEEVLRQKSDEDVPALAEFKELSKKHLQNADPTLRTKLSSVLVHPFFTHEFITIHSFLMELPLKSDTEKQDFFSNLVVELKKFPEKIVAEQLGVLLLSRMVLLDSTAQSKLLPFVLTPKVTDDNNESDLLFTLSTFKRYLIPKLLQMFCVRDAQIRLLLLSHFNSFVSAFQLDELKQHVLPELLVGIKDTDDHLVSTTLRALADLIPLLGSATVIGGNRGKLFTDGRPKKAPRLRETKVRPAAPNGASVPDVLLRTKMAVLELPERPSPDGGEDRNDSNSISHDEDGNWSDWDAQESANPRANPSELSVAEDEENPLETTTQDATRANSKDSASAKVETPKYSKKSIISDISELDIKNSKPMHIQKEEFNFFTDMEPVIKKTQVLHIAETAAVASNSMFDVKVVGVAPDEGNGDDGWGDDLNDWGAEDAPHTRN from the exons atggGTAACGAGAAGAGTGCCCTGGGCGGGTTGGAGATCGACGAGAAGGCCGTTGAGATCACGGACTTTTGGCTTCATCACAGTGCCAGCTTGAGTGAACCCAGTCAGCAAACGTTATCAGTATTCGTCAGCGAGCCGTCATTGCACTCTGGTGCGAATTTCGGCAAGCCGTCGCCCTTGGAGAAAGCTGCCAAG CACCTCATGCTGCATCGTCATCCCTGTATATTGAAGTACGTTGCATCCTGGCACAAGGGTAGCAAATTCTTCCTCGCGACGGAGGAAGTCAAGCCACTTGTCCAGGTGATCGGAATGCAAACAACTCTGCAGATTTGCATTGGACTGCACAACATTTTACGTGCCCTGATTTTTCTCCATGAAAAGGCGCTCGCTTCTCACAACAATGTTTCTAACAGCGCCATTTATGTCACACCTGATGGATTTTGGAAATTGGGGGGGCTGGAATATTTATGCAGATTCACTGAATTGACACCTGCTTATTTACAGAAGACTAGAAACTACAGATATGAAAAGGCAATATCGCCAGAGGAGGATGGCGGAAAATCCGCCGTTCTCATGGAGCCTTCTGCCATTGATCAGTTTGCATTCGGAGTATTGGCAGAGGAGGTCTTGAGGCAGAAAAGCGACG AAGACGTCCCTGCCCTGGCAGAATTCAAAGAGTTATCAAAGAAACATTTGCAGAATGCTGATCCAACATTGAGAACCAAACTTTCCTCCGTCCTAGTTCACCCGTTCTTTACGCATGAATTTATAACTATACACAGTTTCCTCATGGAATTACCATTGAAAAGTGATACGGAGAAGCAAGATTTCTTCTC AAATCTGGtggttgaattgaaaaaatttccagaaaAAATCGTCGCCGAACAACTTGGCGTATTGCTCCTCTCTAGAATGGTTCTCCTTGATTCTACAGCCCAATCTAAACTGCTACCATTCGTTTTGACACCGAAAG TTACAGATGATAATAACGAGTCGGATCTCCTTTTCACGCTCTCAACATTCAAGAGATACCTGATACCGAAACTTCTGCAGATGTTCTGCGTACGCGATGCCCAAATCAGGCTCCTGCTTCTGTCCCATTTCAATTCGTTCGTTAGTGCGTTCCAGCTGGATGAACTGAAGCAGCACGTTTTACCTGAACTGCTGGTCGGTATTAAAGACACAGACGACCATTTAGTTAGCACGACACTGAGAGCCCTGGCCGATCTCATTCCCCTGTTGGGTTCGGCAACTGTGATTGGTGGAAATAGGGGAAAACTGTTCACAGATGGACGGCCAAAAAAGGCTCCCAGATTGAGAGAAACCAAAGTACGACCAGCAGCACCGAACGGCGCGAGTGTGCCAGACGTGTTGTTGCGAACCAAAATGGCAGTCTTGGAATTACCGGAAAGACCGTCTCCGGATGGCGGAGAGGATCGAAACGATTCTAACTCCATTTCTCACGACGAAGACGGCAACTGGTCGGACTGGGACGCTCAGGAATCTGCCAACCCAAGAGCGAATCCTAGCGAACTAAGCGTTGCCGAAGACGAGGAGAATCCGTTGGAAACGACAACGCAGGATGCAACGAGAGCGAATTCCAAAGACTCAGCATCTGCCAAAGTGGAAACCCCAAAATACTCGAAGAAATCGATAATTTCGGATATATCAGAGCTGGATATAAAGAACTCGAAACCTATGCACATACAGAAGGAAGAGTTTAACTTTTTTACTGACATGGAACCTGTGATTAAAAAAACTCAAGTTCTGCATATAGCTGAAACTGCGGCGGTAGCGTCGAACAGTATGTTCGATGTAAAAGTGGTCGGAGTTGCACCCGACGAAGGTAACGGCGATGACGGGTGGGGAGACGATTTGAATGACTGGGGAGCAGAGGACGCGCCTCACACGAGAAATTAA
- the LOC124218061 gene encoding protein-associating with the carboxyl-terminal domain of ezrin isoform X2 — MRQRFYKEHLMLHRHPCILKYVASWHKGSKFFLATEEVKPLVQVIGMQTTLQICIGLHNILRALIFLHEKALASHNNVSNSAIYVTPDGFWKLGGLEYLCRFTELTPAYLQKTRNYRYEKAISPEEDGGKSAVLMEPSAIDQFAFGVLAEEVLRQKSDEDVPALAEFKELSKKHLQNADPTLRTKLSSVLVHPFFTHEFITIHSFLMELPLKSDTEKQDFFSNLVVELKKFPEKIVAEQLGVLLLSRMVLLDSTAQSKLLPFVLTPKVTDDNNESDLLFTLSTFKRYLIPKLLQMFCVRDAQIRLLLLSHFNSFVSAFQLDELKQHVLPELLVGIKDTDDHLVSTTLRALADLIPLLGSATVIGGNRGKLFTDGRPKKAPRLRETKVRPAAPNGASVPDVLLRTKMAVLELPERPSPDGGEDRNDSNSISHDEDGNWSDWDAQESANPRANPSELSVAEDEENPLETTTQDATRANSKDSASAKVETPKYSKKSIISDISELDIKNSKPMHIQKEEFNFFTDMEPVIKKTQVLHIAETAAVASNSMFDVKVVGVAPDEGNGDDGWGDDLNDWGAEDAPHTRN, encoded by the exons ATGCGACAACGTTTTTACAAAGAG CACCTCATGCTGCATCGTCATCCCTGTATATTGAAGTACGTTGCATCCTGGCACAAGGGTAGCAAATTCTTCCTCGCGACGGAGGAAGTCAAGCCACTTGTCCAGGTGATCGGAATGCAAACAACTCTGCAGATTTGCATTGGACTGCACAACATTTTACGTGCCCTGATTTTTCTCCATGAAAAGGCGCTCGCTTCTCACAACAATGTTTCTAACAGCGCCATTTATGTCACACCTGATGGATTTTGGAAATTGGGGGGGCTGGAATATTTATGCAGATTCACTGAATTGACACCTGCTTATTTACAGAAGACTAGAAACTACAGATATGAAAAGGCAATATCGCCAGAGGAGGATGGCGGAAAATCCGCCGTTCTCATGGAGCCTTCTGCCATTGATCAGTTTGCATTCGGAGTATTGGCAGAGGAGGTCTTGAGGCAGAAAAGCGACG AAGACGTCCCTGCCCTGGCAGAATTCAAAGAGTTATCAAAGAAACATTTGCAGAATGCTGATCCAACATTGAGAACCAAACTTTCCTCCGTCCTAGTTCACCCGTTCTTTACGCATGAATTTATAACTATACACAGTTTCCTCATGGAATTACCATTGAAAAGTGATACGGAGAAGCAAGATTTCTTCTC AAATCTGGtggttgaattgaaaaaatttccagaaaAAATCGTCGCCGAACAACTTGGCGTATTGCTCCTCTCTAGAATGGTTCTCCTTGATTCTACAGCCCAATCTAAACTGCTACCATTCGTTTTGACACCGAAAG TTACAGATGATAATAACGAGTCGGATCTCCTTTTCACGCTCTCAACATTCAAGAGATACCTGATACCGAAACTTCTGCAGATGTTCTGCGTACGCGATGCCCAAATCAGGCTCCTGCTTCTGTCCCATTTCAATTCGTTCGTTAGTGCGTTCCAGCTGGATGAACTGAAGCAGCACGTTTTACCTGAACTGCTGGTCGGTATTAAAGACACAGACGACCATTTAGTTAGCACGACACTGAGAGCCCTGGCCGATCTCATTCCCCTGTTGGGTTCGGCAACTGTGATTGGTGGAAATAGGGGAAAACTGTTCACAGATGGACGGCCAAAAAAGGCTCCCAGATTGAGAGAAACCAAAGTACGACCAGCAGCACCGAACGGCGCGAGTGTGCCAGACGTGTTGTTGCGAACCAAAATGGCAGTCTTGGAATTACCGGAAAGACCGTCTCCGGATGGCGGAGAGGATCGAAACGATTCTAACTCCATTTCTCACGACGAAGACGGCAACTGGTCGGACTGGGACGCTCAGGAATCTGCCAACCCAAGAGCGAATCCTAGCGAACTAAGCGTTGCCGAAGACGAGGAGAATCCGTTGGAAACGACAACGCAGGATGCAACGAGAGCGAATTCCAAAGACTCAGCATCTGCCAAAGTGGAAACCCCAAAATACTCGAAGAAATCGATAATTTCGGATATATCAGAGCTGGATATAAAGAACTCGAAACCTATGCACATACAGAAGGAAGAGTTTAACTTTTTTACTGACATGGAACCTGTGATTAAAAAAACTCAAGTTCTGCATATAGCTGAAACTGCGGCGGTAGCGTCGAACAGTATGTTCGATGTAAAAGTGGTCGGAGTTGCACCCGACGAAGGTAACGGCGATGACGGGTGGGGAGACGATTTGAATGACTGGGGAGCAGAGGACGCGCCTCACACGAGAAATTAA